A segment of the Leptolyngbya sp. NIES-3755 genome:
CCTAATCTAACCGATTATTGCTTCTATGACGACTTTGCAAAGCGTCGTAACAATAGAGAGTTCGTCACGACGCTCACGGAACTGAATGCCATAAATGCGCCCGCTGCGGCAGGACTCAATAGAATTCCGAATGCAGGAAGTAAGATGCCTGCGGCGATCGGGATTCCAAGCAGGTTGTAGGCAAATGCCCAAAATAGGTTTTGCTGAATCTTGGCAAAGGTGGCGCGGCTGAGACGGATTGATTCGACCACATCACTGAGCCGATCGCGCATCAGGACGATTCCAGCAGTCTCGATCGCAACATCGGTTCCAGATTTGAGCGCGATACCGACATCGGCTTGAGCTAGCGCAGGCGCGTCATTGATCCCATCTCCGACCATTCCAACTCGATGACCTTCAGATTGGAGTTGGGCGATCGTATTCGCTTTTCCGTCGGGGGGAATTTCAGCCAAGACATCTGAGAGTCCAAGATCTTTCGCGATCGCTTGTGCAGTGGTTGTTCGATCGCCACTCAGCATGAGAACTCGGAGATTGAGATTTTTTAGAGCCTCGATCGTCTTTTTCGCATCGGATCTAAGGGCATCCGAAACTGCGATTAGACCGATTGAAGATTGAGTTGCGACGTAGACGATCGTTTTCCCTTCGGAAGCGAGTTGATCGGAGTGCGATCGCAGCGTTTCAGGAATTGTGATTTGATTGTTTTCGAGCCATTGCGCCGTTCCTAGAAAAACTTGCTGCTGAATCGAATCGAGGTCAACTTTTGCGGAAACGCCATAACCTGCTTCGGTGTAGAAATCTTGAGCAGGAAGAAGCGGCAGATCTTTGGCAGCTTGTAGAATTGCGGCAGCTAGAGGATGTTGAGTTCCGCTTTCAACCGTGGCGGCAATTTGAAGAATGCGATCGTCTCCGATCACGTCCGTGACAACGGGTTTTCCTGTCGTCAAGGTTCCGGTTTTATCAAAGACGATCATATCCAGATGATGGACTTGCTCTAAAACGTCTCCGCCTCGAATTAATAGTCCGCGTTCGGCTCCCACTCCTGAACCGACAAGAATTGCAGTTGGAGTGGCGAGTCCTAATGCACAAGGGCAAGCGATGACGAGAACCGCGATCGCAAGTTTCAAACTAATCAGCATTGGAGAGGGGTGCGTCATCATGCCCATGTCGTGAGCGTGTTCTAGCCCGATCGTCCATTGCGGCAGATTCGTCCAAATCTTTGTGCCGATGAATTCCCAGAAAAGGAACGTGCAAAGCGCGATCGATAACACGCCATAGGTAAAGTAGCCTGCGATCGTATCGGCTAACTTTTGAATCGGAGCTTTACGAGCTTGAGCCGATTCAACTAAATCGATAATTCTTGCGAGAGTCGTCTCTTTTCCAACGCGAGTCACTTGAAGCACGATCGCACCGGATTGATTGATCGTTCCTGCTGCGACTAAATCACCGGGTTGTTTCTGAACGGGGATCGATTCGCCTGTGAGTAAAGATTCATCGATCGTCGTTTCACCGTTCACGATTTCGCCATCGACTGGAATTTGCTCACCGGGAAGAACTTGGAGCCATTCTCCGATGCGGACATGAGCGATCGGAATCTCGATCCCGGTTTGAGTTGAACCATTTTTGCCGATCAGTCTTGCCGATCGAGGTTGGAGAGCTACCAGCGATTGAAGTGCGGCTGCGGCTTGTCCTCTTGCTCGTTGTTCCAAAGTGCGACCCAGCAAGATAAAACCGACCAGCATCACAGGTTCGTCAAAGAAACACTCCCATCCCAACTGAGGAAAGATTAAGGCGATGAAACTTGCAGTAAAGGCGGTCAGCGTTCCCAAACTCACGAGCGTATTCATGTTTGGGGCATTGCGACGGAGACCTTGCCAACCATCAATGATCATCGATCGACCAGGGAATAGTAGAGCCGCGATCGCGAGTCCGCAGTGAAACCAAACATTGCTGAGACCGAGAAAATCGATGTGGAGATGCCCGATCGTGGAAAAAATTAAGAGGAGAATTGCGATCGCTAACTGTCGAGTTTGTCGCTGCATTTCGGCTTGGCGACGTTCAGAGAGATCGGGAGTTTCAGATTGCTCGGCGGTACGGGGTTGGCTGGGGAACCCTGCTTCAGTGAGTTTGGTGGCGAGAATTTGAGGATCGAGCGAGCGATCGCATTCGACTGTGGCGAGTTCTGTGACCAAATTCACTGTGGCGGATTTGACACCCGGTTGCTGAGTGAGTTGTTTCTCGACGGCTCGGACGCATCCAGCACACTTCATTCCGGTGACATCGAGCGTAACAGTTTCGACGGTTTCAGGGGTAGAAGGTAAAACGGTTTGAGACAAAATCAAACGCTCCGATCAAAAAAACATCTCCTTTCTTGAGCGTAGAAGATGTTTTGCTGGATTGGTCAAGAAATTTGGAGTTTCTTAGGCTCAACCGACTCAGAAATTCAGGAGAGAGGTCAGAAGCCAGCGATGTCCATTCGACCGTCGCTCATCCACTCCTCTCGATTCGGAAGGATGCTCGGAGTGCCTCCAGAGTCAAGACCCTCTAATCCAAGAACCAAGCGATCGAGTTCTTGTTGCATTTGCGCTTTGACATATTCATAGCAAGCATCGACATAAGCTCGATCGTTCGCTGCTGCCCGACCCGTCCGCTCAAACACGATCGGGGCACAAATTCGAGTATGAATTTTCATCGGCATTGGAATATTTGGCAGTGGACCGATCGCCAATCCCCACGGCAACCCAAGATAAATGGGAAAGACGATCGGATCAATGCCAAATAGCCAGGGCATTCCACGCTCATGAAGTTTTTTCAAATAAGGATAGAGATTTGCCAGGATAATCAGCGTCTCGTGAGCACCAAGCGAAATTGCGGGTACGATCGGCACTCCTTCGCGAAGTGCAAGTTTGATAAATCCTTTCCGTCCAGCGAAGTGAATACGATGTCGATCTTTGTAGGGTCGCCACAAATCTTCAGCCCCTCCGGGATAGACTAAGACCGCTGCATTCCGTCTGAGGGCTTCTGCGGCTGGATGCGGATGTGCCCGAATTGCTCCGAATTGTACTGCCAGTTTGGAATATCCAGGCACCATCCAAACATTCGGGTGCATGAGAC
Coding sequences within it:
- a CDS encoding copper-translocating P-type ATPase (similar to AA sequence:cyanobase_aa:LBDG_29640), which gives rise to MSQTVLPSTPETVETVTLDVTGMKCAGCVRAVEKQLTQQPGVKSATVNLVTELATVECDRSLDPQILATKLTEAGFPSQPRTAEQSETPDLSERRQAEMQRQTRQLAIAILLLIFSTIGHLHIDFLGLSNVWFHCGLAIAALLFPGRSMIIDGWQGLRRNAPNMNTLVSLGTLTAFTASFIALIFPQLGWECFFDEPVMLVGFILLGRTLEQRARGQAAAALQSLVALQPRSARLIGKNGSTQTGIEIPIAHVRIGEWLQVLPGEQIPVDGEIVNGETTIDESLLTGESIPVQKQPGDLVAAGTINQSGAIVLQVTRVGKETTLARIIDLVESAQARKAPIQKLADTIAGYFTYGVLSIALCTFLFWEFIGTKIWTNLPQWTIGLEHAHDMGMMTHPSPMLISLKLAIAVLVIACPCALGLATPTAILVGSGVGAERGLLIRGGDVLEQVHHLDMIVFDKTGTLTTGKPVVTDVIGDDRILQIAATVESGTQHPLAAAILQAAKDLPLLPAQDFYTEAGYGVSAKVDLDSIQQQVFLGTAQWLENNQITIPETLRSHSDQLASEGKTIVYVATQSSIGLIAVSDALRSDAKKTIEALKNLNLRVLMLSGDRTTTAQAIAKDLGLSDVLAEIPPDGKANTIAQLQSEGHRVGMVGDGINDAPALAQADVGIALKSGTDVAIETAGIVLMRDRLSDVVESIRLSRATFAKIQQNLFWAFAYNLLGIPIAAGILLPAFGILLSPAAAGAFMAFSSVSVVTNSLLLRRFAKSS
- a CDS encoding hypothetical protein (similar to AA sequence:cyanobase_aa:Tery_2931) → MKLPLFHHVDQLVSRINLRSGSVGGRRAKRGSKPRLFSLRRKTRETPYDGWSLEGRNPKVIQSLLPLGEWLYRHYFRVTTDGWQHLPPSGKMLIVGSHNGGMIAPDTLMFMVDWFRRFGTERLVYGLMHPNVWMVPGYSKLAVQFGAIRAHPHPAAEALRRNAAVLVYPGGAEDLWRPYKDRHRIHFAGRKGFIKLALREGVPIVPAISLGAHETLIILANLYPYLKKLHERGMPWLFGIDPIVFPIYLGLPWGLAIGPLPNIPMPMKIHTRICAPIVFERTGRAAANDRAYVDACYEYVKAQMQQELDRLVLGLEGLDSGGTPSILPNREEWMSDGRMDIAGF